A single window of Colletotrichum destructivum chromosome 9, complete sequence DNA harbors:
- a CDS encoding Putative P-loop containing nucleoside triphosphate hydrolase, alpha/Beta hydrolase, whose protein sequence is MEWNFLSRSKSQSGKSTASSSKKPDYGLHTIVDRDSAATEAIDIIAIHGLNGDYLRTWTDEATGTNWLKDHVTRIVPASRVMSFSYNSKLQFSKSTSDVLDFGDQLLECLLAERETVEESQRPLIFICHSLGGLVFKQAYLRALDSEKYMFLAKYINGVFFFGTPHKGSSLANWSTKTARLLRMASLGTSTNAQLSIDLEPNSRLTQISRSFLDRCSGLHIVSCYETRKMDFLNALVVERESAILGLEAEIKIPIESDHRGICRFGDFNEKRFKVVKSRLDAMARTARTSTFLEMDSLMRALDTSNYEAHKSRNPSPVEGTCTWILEKPAYKAWLESASSFLLWMSADPGCGKSVLASFLIDHIMKTSRGDKTNVCYFFFKSDNLEQSEVATGIRAILHQLYGQQQNLASYAASQLRGGNLEAVETLWKAFISSIEHKDANPTICILDGLDECEPQSRGVLLRCITNYFEAQEGASNKVGQKPQLRLFISSRYENQIKVALDKPRKSTNNLASRKTSKPYSMIRLRAEDETGAISSDISKVVAAKIEDLIDRGLPVGLLQNLQDELVKRADRTFLWVSLVISLLEEKVENGASRRELDDIVRTRSIYSVYAALLASRPDLPKARKMLNLVLAATRPLTVEETSIALAVVPEEDNLRDTPAEKRPKLPGRLSFDDVEYELVYPYENHIKHLCGHFVRIIRNKVYLVHETAREFLLAENKPRHAAASQENTEAADEGLCTYSLEFQPETFQHTFSLAGANAILLEICVAFLYCLAKPSKSSQPGETSPEVKEFLSYAAQSWTIHHHRARRWLDERDSRYYQNLCHPLFPGFVRWIEEFWHPKGPLHIPGAPDDVQDYYIDFFNLDIPPSLSYDSTDRQDNSDVSGSELSEGEGSEVSEEAQEAGGMACGYGRTGERRDEVARLSVPSRRDVEASLSSNPGSLSNYYFPLTVDENGLVSLKFEPGRAGGPPENGR, encoded by the exons ATGGAGTGGAACTTCCTCTCCAGGTCGAAGAGCCAGTCCGGCAAGtcgacggcatcatcatcaaaaAAACCAGACTATGGCTTGCACACTATTGTGGACAGAGATTCAGCGGCAACCGAGGCTATCGACATTATCGCTATCCACGGGTTGAACGGAGACTACCTGCGGACATGGACCGATGAGGCAACCGGGACGAACTGGCTCAAGGACCATGTGACCCGAATTGTACCCGCGTCGCGGGTTATGTCGTTTTCGTACAACTCGAAGCTCCAATTCAGCAAGTCGACATCCGATGTTCTGGACTTCGGAGACCAGCTGCTGGAGTGTCTGCTtgccgagagagagacagtCGAGGAGAGCCAGCGCCCGTTGATTTTCATATGTCACTCTCTCGGAGGGCTCGTGTTCAAGCAG GCCTACCTGAGAGCGCTTGATAGCGAAAAGTACATGTTCCTGGCCAAGTACATCAAcggcgtcttcttcttcggcacgCCACACAAGGGCTCCTCGCTGGCAAACTGGAGCACCAAGACGGCGCGACTTCTCAGGATGGCGTCTCTGGGAACGAGCACGAACGCGCAACTCTCGATAGATCTGGAGCCGAATTCCAGGCTCACTCAGATATCGAGGTCGTTCTTGGACCGCTGCTCTGGCCTGCATATTGTCTCTTGCTACGAGACGCGCAAGATGGATTTCCTCAACGCCTTG GTCGTAGAGCGCGAATCTGCCATCCTCGGACTCGAGGCAGAAATTAAAATACCGATTGAAAGCGACCATAGGGGGATCTGCAGATTCGGCGATTTCAACGAAAAGAGATTCAAGGTCGTCAAATCGAGATTGGACGCCATGGCTCGGACGGCGCGAACGTCGACGTTTCTGGAAATGGACAGCCTGATGAGGGCGCTGGACACGTCCAACTATGAAGCTCACAAGAGTAGAAATCCGTCCCCGGTAGAGGGAACGTGCACTTGGATTCTGGAAAAGCCTGCGTATAAGGCCTGGTTGGAATCGGCAAGCTCGTTTCTGTTGTGGATGTCAGCCGATCCCGGTTGCGGAAAATCGGTTCTCGCTTCATTCTTGATCGACCACATCATGAAAACGTCTCGTGGCGACAAAACCAACGTTTGCTACTTCTTTTTCAAGTCCGACAACCTGGAGCAGTCAGAGGTTGCCACTGGCATTCGGGCCATCCTGCACCAGCTATACGGCCAACAGCAGAACCTCGCCAGTTATGCAGCGAGCCAGCTTCGAGGTGGGAACCTTGAAGCCGTGGAGACGTTGTGGAAGGCTTTCATTTCTTCAATCGAACACAAAGATGCAAATCCCACCATTTGCATCTtggatggcctcgacgagtGCGAACCTCAGTCGAGAGGGGTATTGTTGCGATGCATAACCAACTACTTCGAAGCGCAGGAAGGGGCGTCTAACAAGGTCGGGCAAAAACCTCAACTTAGGTTATTCATATCGAGCCGTTACGAGAACCAAATCAAAGTCGCACTCGATAAGCCCCGCAAGTCCACGAATAATCTGGCCTCGCGAAAAACGTCCAAGCCGTACAGCATGATCCGCCTGCGAGCGGAAGACGAAACAGGGGCCATCAGCAGCGACATCTCAAAGGTCGTCGCAGCCAAGATTGAGGATCTGATTGATCGCGGTCTTCCCGTCGGCCTGCTTCAGAACCTCCAAGACGAGCTTGTCAAGCGTGCCGATCGTACGTTTCTCTGGGTATCGCTGGTGATTAGTTTGCTGGAGGAGAAAGTAGAAAATGGTGCATCGCGGCGGGAGCTCGATGATATCGTCAGGACGAGAAGCATATACAGCGTCTACGCAGCATTACTTGCTTCACGTCCGGACTTACCTAAAGCCCGAAAGATGCTCAACCTCGTCCTGGCAGCCACTAGGCCGCTTACTGTCGAAGAAACTAGCATTGCACTTGCTGTAGTTCCCGAGGAGGACAACTTGAGAGATACGCCGGCCGAGAAAAGGCCTAAACTTCCCGGACGGCTGAGTTTCGACGACGTTGAGTACGAGCTCGTGTATCCCTACGAGAACCATATCAAGCATTTGTGCGGCCACTTCGTGCGAATCATCAGGAACAAGGTGTATCTGGTGCACGAGACAGCGCGCGAGTTCCTCCTGGCCGAGAACAAGCCACGACATGCAGCCGCATCCCAAGAGAATACAGAGGCTGCCGATGAAGGACTCTGCACGTACTCGCTCGAGTTCCAGCCAGAAACATTCCAACATACCTTCTCCCTCGCTGGCGCAAATGCGATCCTCCTCGAAATATGCGTTGCCTTTCTCTACTGTCTGGCCAAGCCGTCGAAAAGCTCACAGCCGGGAGAGACGAGCCCGGAGGTTAAGGAGTTTCTCTCTTACGCGGCTCAATCTTGGACGATACACCACCATCGCGCCAGACGATGGCTCGACGAACGAGACAGTCGATACTACCAGAACCTCTGTCACCCGTTGTTTCCAGGGTTCGTTCGCTGGATAGAGGAATTTTGGCATCCTAAAGGGCCACTGCATATCCCAGGAGCCCCGGATGACGTCCAAGACTACTACATCGATTTCTTCAACCTCGATATCCCGCCCTCGTTGTCGTATGACAGCACGGACAGGCAGGACAACAGCGACGTGTCTGGTTCTGAGTTGAGTGAAGGTGAGGGGTCTGAGGTATCGGAGGAAGCCcaggaggccggcggcatggCATGCGGATACGGAAGGACTGGTGAGAGAAGAGATGAAGTTGCTCGACTGAGTGTGCCGTCGCGGCGAGATGTGGAGGCCAGCCTGTCCAGCAACCCAGGTTCGCTTAGCAACTACTACTTTCCTCTCACAGTTGATGAGAATGGTCTGGTGTCTCTGAAGTTTGAGCCAGGACGGGCTGGGGGTCCTCCAGAGAATGGCCGGTAA
- a CDS encoding Putative Zinc finger, CCHC-type, cytidine and deoxycytidylate deaminase domain, cytidine deaminase has product MLIGICGGICSGKKTVAQYLVEHHGFKLLRLEDPSSPPPRNESPANTAYSETPAYNEPPVSQPQSTPRSPAPEPAPSTAGHDDWDSQPQPSKKKGKKKKTAGLQCFVCKQEGHIKTECPLRAQDTTAVAVNGNGNSNGDVTTRDDESPARDYTPPMIVSAYALVTRPSQPPQPPHANNSFHAPAPGGQAPASSRQQQQQQQQHQLTFSSADALVDFVTTRWQSRFVTTDVHNEAVLDTLSRRPFFMLISVDGPLTVRHARFRALHNPHCTLESFARASDNHLYDPDHGMQPLISRATVRLLNTSSSLAHLYATLGKLQLADPVRLRPSWDAYFMSLAELASLRSNCMKRRVGAVLVGREKRVISTGYNGTPRGLRNCSDGGCARCNSGNSSGVGLATCLCIHAEENALLEAGRERIREGAIIYCDTCPCLTCSIKICQVGIEEVVYAHGYSMDSETAAVFAQAGVKLRQYIPAPNGLIHLENLENLELY; this is encoded by the exons ATGCTCATTGGAATCTGTGGCG GCATCTGCTCCGGCAAAAAGACCGTGGCTCAGTACTTGGTCGAGCATCACGGCTTCAAGCTGCTCCGTCTGGAGGACCCTTCGTCGCCTCCGCCACGGAACGAGTCTCCCGCAAATACCGCATATAGCGAGACTCCGGCGTACAACGAGCCACCGGTGTCGCAGCCGCAGTCGACGCCCAGGAGCCCGGCCCCGGAACCCGCGCCGTCCACCGCGGGTCACGACGATTGGGACTCCCAGCCCCAGCcttccaagaagaagggcaagaagaagaagacggcgggccTCCAATGCTTCGTCTGCAAGCAGGAGGGCCACATCAAGACCGAATGCCCCCTCCGCGCCCAGGACACGACCGCCGTCGCtgtcaacggcaacggcaacagcAATGGCGACGTCACCACCAGGGACGACGAAAGCCCTGCCAGGGACTATACCCCGCCCATGATCGTCAGCGCCTACGCCTTGGTCACGAGGCCTTCTCAACCCCCCCAGCCGCCGCATGCCAACAATAGCTTCCACGCACCGGCCCCTGGCGGCCAGGCCCCTGCCTCGagccggcagcagcagcagcagcagcagcagcaccagctcaccttctcctccgccgacgccctcgtcgacttcGTCACGACCCGGTGGCAGTCCCGCTTCGTCACGACCGACGTGCACaacgaggccgtcctcgacaccCTCTCGCGCCGGCCCTTCTTCATGCTCATCTCGGTCGACGGGCCCCTGACGGTCCGCCACGCGCGCTTCCGCGCCCTGCACAACCCCCACTGCACTCTCGAGTCCTTCGCCCGCGCCTCGGACAACCACCTCTACGACCCGGACCACGGCATGCAGCCCCTCATCTCCCGCGCCACCGTCCGCCTGCTCAACACCTCGTCCTCCCTCGCCCATCTGTACGCCACCCTCGGCAagctccagctcgccgacccCGTCCGCCTGCGGCCCAGCTGGGACGCCTACTTCATgtccctcgccgagctcgcctcCCTGCGCTCCAACTGCATGAAGcgccgcgtcggcgccgtcctcgtcggccgcgAGAAGCGCGTCATCTCCACCGGCTACAACGGCACGCCGCGCGGCTTGCGCAACTGCTCCGACGGCGGCTGCGCCCGCTGCAACTCGGGCAACTCGTCCGGCGTTGGCCTCGCCACCTGCCTGTGCATCCACGCCGAGGAGAACGccctgctcgaggccggccgcGAGCGCATCCGCGAGGGCGCCATCATCTACTGCGACACGTGCCCGTGCCTGACCTGCAGCATCAAGATCTGCCAGgtcggcatcgaggaggtcgtcTATGCCCACGGATACAGCATGGACtccgagaccgccgccgtcttcgcgcAGGCGGGGGTGAAGCTGAGGCAATACATTCCG GCCCCCAACGGATTGATCCACCTAGAGAATCTGGAAAACCTGGAGCTCTACTGA